In a single window of the Perca flavescens isolate YP-PL-M2 chromosome 18, PFLA_1.0, whole genome shotgun sequence genome:
- the LOC114573503 gene encoding uncharacterized protein LOC114573503 isoform X3: protein MPLSVKAATPNVRHRKPKKQFIEPVKPYTTGLPPKSSSPSFVPVSSYPTTVSYDSNTAAEQLKATEDLVTLYLTPEDDFTQSPPWSRYVCPHKPKKRSRKRSIELTASKDLESLHRSSSSTPTPYQPPSVSIEREQKDSPLQKAPEESLHWSSSSTPTPYQPPSVTIEREQKTSDETIHAIEVGEVSEDTGLTATAPTSRQTNREATGEGSEDTELTAPVPTSRQTNRGATGEESEDTGLTATQLTPHQPCQAALQEAPEYNVGEYLFNCIYSTEEGTDYVSCIPHTSVITVADKKCNSANTAITTPVNVLEVNVPFLDKQAVPNYITNNRFEQGGALGGPEQLTLLQSAEFFEYCVNTSPQQPAVADPYKQIQSELAELRKQNNGLMNKLDVLQTANTQLTGLVTDFGTALAIQARANTHLVDMVTGFGTAIASHVSSLNSMLDPMIVCLKNTMNMTPQ, encoded by the exons ATGCCCCTCTCTGTGAAAGCTGCTACGCCTAACGTTCGCCATCGTAAGCCTAAGAAGCAATTTATTgag cctgtgaagccatacacgACCGGTCTCCCGCCCAAAAGTAGCAGCCCTTCCTTTGTTCCGGTCTCGTCTTACCCGACCACTGTATCTTATGATagtaacacagcagctgag caactAAAGGCGACGGAAGACTTAGTTACATTGTATTTGACGCCTGAGGACGATTTCACACAGTCACCCCCGTGGAGCAGATACGTATGTCCACACAAGCCTAAGAAGAGATCTAGGAAGAGATCTATTgag ctAACGGCAAGCAAAGACTTGGAGTCCTTGCATCGGTCGTCGTCTAGTACACCAACgccctaccagccaccaagtgtctccattgagagggaacaaaaggaTTCCCCTTTACAAAAGGCACCTGAAGAGTCCTTGCATTGGTCGTCGTCTAGTACACCAACgccctaccagccaccaagtgtcaccattgagagggaacaaaagacatctgatgag ACAATCCATGCCATAGAAGTAGGCGAAGTATCCGAAGACACCGGACTAACAGCGACAGCCCCTACATCACGCCAAACAAATCGTGAAGCTACAGGCGAAGGGTCTGAAGACACAGAGCTAACAGCACCCGTCCCTACATCACGTCAGACAAATCGGGGAGCTACGGGAGAAGAGTCTGAAGACACTGGACTAACAGCAACACAGCTTACACCCCACCAACCGTGTCAGGCTGCTTTGCAGGAGGCCCCTGAATATAATGTAGGTGAATACCTCTTTAACTGTATCTATAGCACCGAGGAAGGCACcgattatgtcagctgtataccacacacctctgttataactgtggcagataaaaagtgtaacagCGCTAATACCGCCATAACCActcctgtaaatgtattagAGGTTAACGTTCCATTCCTTGATAAGCAAGCAGTACCTAATTATATTACTAACAATCGGTTTGAACAAGGTGGGGCACTAGGAGGTCCTGAGCAGTTAACATTACTTCAGAGTGCAGAGTTTTTTGAGTATTGCGTTAACACATCCCCTCAACAACCTGCAGTCGCTGACccttataaacaaatacaatcagaattagccgaattacgaaaacaaaacaatggtcttatgaataaattagatgtcttgcaaacagctaacacacaattGACCGGTTTGGTCACAGACTTTGGAACTGCGCTAGCCATTCAGGCCAGAGCTAACACGCATTTGGTTGATATGGTCACAGGCTTTGGCACAGCTATTGCCTCTCATGTcagctctctcaattcaatgctTGATCCTATGATAGTatgccttaaaaacacaatgaatatgACCCCGCagtaa
- the LOC114573503 gene encoding mucin-5AC-like isoform X4 yields MPLSVKAATPNVRHRKPKKQFIEPVKPYTTGLPPKSSSPSFVPVSSYPTTVSYDSNTAAEQLKATEDLVTLYLTPEDDFTQSPPWSRYVCPHKPKKRSRKRSIEPVKPYTTGLPPKRRSPSFVPDTPYPDTVSGVPNTTAEQLTASKDLESLHRSSSSTPTPYQPPSVSIEREQKDSPLQKAPEESLHWSSSSTPTPYQPPSVTIEREQKTSDETIHAIEVGEVSEDTGLTATAPTSRQTNREATGEGSEDTELTAPVPTSRQTNRGATGEESEDTGLTATQLTPHQPCQAALQEAPEYNVGEYLFNCIYSTEEGTDYVSCIPHTSVITVADKKCNSANTAITTPVNVLEVNVPFLDKQAVPNYITNNRFEQGGALGGPEQLTLLQSAEFFEYCVNTSPQQPAVADPYKQIQSELAELRKQNNGLMNKLDVLQTANTQLTGLVTDFGTALAIQARANTHLVDMVTGFGTAIASHVSSLNSMLDPMIVCLKNTMNMTPQ; encoded by the exons ATGCCCCTCTCTGTGAAAGCTGCTACGCCTAACGTTCGCCATCGTAAGCCTAAGAAGCAATTTATTgag cctgtgaagccatacacgACCGGTCTCCCGCCCAAAAGTAGCAGCCCTTCCTTTGTTCCGGTCTCGTCTTACCCGACCACTGTATCTTATGATagtaacacagcagctgag caactAAAGGCGACGGAAGACTTAGTTACATTGTATTTGACGCCTGAGGACGATTTCACACAGTCACCCCCGTGGAGCAGATACGTATGTCCACACAAGCCTAAGAAGAGATCTAGGAAGAGATCTATTgag cctgtgaagccatacacgACCGGTCTCCCGCCCAAAAGAAGAAGCCCTTCCTTTGTTCCAGACACGCCTTACCCAGACACTGTATCGGGTGTTCCTAACACcactgcagag cagctAACGGCAAGCAAAGACTTGGAGTCCTTGCATCGGTCGTCGTCTAGTACACCAACgccctaccagccaccaagtgtctccattgagagggaacaaaaggaTTCCCCTTTACAAAAGGCACCTGAAGAGTCCTTGCATTGGTCGTCGTCTAGTACACCAACgccctaccagccaccaagtgtcaccattgagagggaacaaaagacatctgatgag ACAATCCATGCCATAGAAGTAGGCGAAGTATCCGAAGACACCGGACTAACAGCGACAGCCCCTACATCACGCCAAACAAATCGTGAAGCTACAGGCGAAGGGTCTGAAGACACAGAGCTAACAGCACCCGTCCCTACATCACGTCAGACAAATCGGGGAGCTACGGGAGAAGAGTCTGAAGACACTGGACTAACAGCAACACAGCTTACACCCCACCAACCGTGTCAGGCTGCTTTGCAGGAGGCCCCTGAATATAATGTAGGTGAATACCTCTTTAACTGTATCTATAGCACCGAGGAAGGCACcgattatgtcagctgtataccacacacctctgttataactgtggcagataaaaagtgtaacagCGCTAATACCGCCATAACCActcctgtaaatgtattagAGGTTAACGTTCCATTCCTTGATAAGCAAGCAGTACCTAATTATATTACTAACAATCGGTTTGAACAAGGTGGGGCACTAGGAGGTCCTGAGCAGTTAACATTACTTCAGAGTGCAGAGTTTTTTGAGTATTGCGTTAACACATCCCCTCAACAACCTGCAGTCGCTGACccttataaacaaatacaatcagaattagccgaattacgaaaacaaaacaatggtcttatgaataaattagatgtcttgcaaacagctaacacacaattGACCGGTTTGGTCACAGACTTTGGAACTGCGCTAGCCATTCAGGCCAGAGCTAACACGCATTTGGTTGATATGGTCACAGGCTTTGGCACAGCTATTGCCTCTCATGTcagctctctcaattcaatgctTGATCCTATGATAGTatgccttaaaaacacaatgaatatgACCCCGCagtaa
- the LOC114573503 gene encoding proteoglycan 4-like isoform X2, producing the protein MPLSVKAATPNVRHRKPKKQFIEPVKPYTTGLPPKSSSPSFVPVSSYPTTVSYDSNTAAEQLKATEDLVTLYLTPEDDFTQSPPWSRYVCPHKPKKRSRKRSIEPYTTGLPPKRRSPSFVPDTPYPDTVSGVPNTTAEQLTASKDLESLHRSSSSTPTPYQPPSVSIEREQKDSPLQKAPEESLHWSSSSTPTPYQPPSVTIEREQKTSDETIHAIEVGEVSEDTGLTATAPTSRQTNREATGEGSEDTELTAPVPTSRQTNRGATGEESEDTGLTATQLTPHQPCQAALQEAPEYNVGEYLFNCIYSTEEGTDYVSCIPHTSVITVADKKCNSANTAITTPVNVLEVNVPFLDKQAVPNYITNNRFEQGGALGGPEQLTLLQSAEFFEYCVNTSPQQPAVADPYKQIQSELAELRKQNNGLMNKLDVLQTANTQLTGLVTDFGTALAIQARANTHLVDMVTGFGTAIASHVSSLNSMLDPMIVCLKNTMNMTPQ; encoded by the exons ATGCCCCTCTCTGTGAAAGCTGCTACGCCTAACGTTCGCCATCGTAAGCCTAAGAAGCAATTTATTgag cctgtgaagccatacacgACCGGTCTCCCGCCCAAAAGTAGCAGCCCTTCCTTTGTTCCGGTCTCGTCTTACCCGACCACTGTATCTTATGATagtaacacagcagctgag caactAAAGGCGACGGAAGACTTAGTTACATTGTATTTGACGCCTGAGGACGATTTCACACAGTCACCCCCGTGGAGCAGATACGTATGTCCACACAAGCCTAAGAAGAGATCTAGGAAGAGATCTATTgag ccatacacgACCGGTCTCCCGCCCAAAAGAAGAAGCCCTTCCTTTGTTCCAGACACGCCTTACCCAGACACTGTATCGGGTGTTCCTAACACcactgcagag cagctAACGGCAAGCAAAGACTTGGAGTCCTTGCATCGGTCGTCGTCTAGTACACCAACgccctaccagccaccaagtgtctccattgagagggaacaaaaggaTTCCCCTTTACAAAAGGCACCTGAAGAGTCCTTGCATTGGTCGTCGTCTAGTACACCAACgccctaccagccaccaagtgtcaccattgagagggaacaaaagacatctgatgag ACAATCCATGCCATAGAAGTAGGCGAAGTATCCGAAGACACCGGACTAACAGCGACAGCCCCTACATCACGCCAAACAAATCGTGAAGCTACAGGCGAAGGGTCTGAAGACACAGAGCTAACAGCACCCGTCCCTACATCACGTCAGACAAATCGGGGAGCTACGGGAGAAGAGTCTGAAGACACTGGACTAACAGCAACACAGCTTACACCCCACCAACCGTGTCAGGCTGCTTTGCAGGAGGCCCCTGAATATAATGTAGGTGAATACCTCTTTAACTGTATCTATAGCACCGAGGAAGGCACcgattatgtcagctgtataccacacacctctgttataactgtggcagataaaaagtgtaacagCGCTAATACCGCCATAACCActcctgtaaatgtattagAGGTTAACGTTCCATTCCTTGATAAGCAAGCAGTACCTAATTATATTACTAACAATCGGTTTGAACAAGGTGGGGCACTAGGAGGTCCTGAGCAGTTAACATTACTTCAGAGTGCAGAGTTTTTTGAGTATTGCGTTAACACATCCCCTCAACAACCTGCAGTCGCTGACccttataaacaaatacaatcagaattagccgaattacgaaaacaaaacaatggtcttatgaataaattagatgtcttgcaaacagctaacacacaattGACCGGTTTGGTCACAGACTTTGGAACTGCGCTAGCCATTCAGGCCAGAGCTAACACGCATTTGGTTGATATGGTCACAGGCTTTGGCACAGCTATTGCCTCTCATGTcagctctctcaattcaatgctTGATCCTATGATAGTatgccttaaaaacacaatgaatatgACCCCGCagtaa
- the LOC114573503 gene encoding proteoglycan 4-like isoform X1 encodes MPLSVKAATPNVRHRKPKKQFIEPVKPYTTGLPPKSSSPSFVPVSSYPTTVSYDSNTAAEQLKATEDLVTLYLTPEDDFTQSPPWSRYVCPHKPKKRSRKRSIEPVKPYTTGLPPKRRSPSFVPDTPYPDTVSGVPNTTAELTASKDLESLHRSSSSTPTPYQPPSVSIEREQKDSPLQKAPEESLHWSSSSTPTPYQPPSVTIEREQKTSDETIHAIEVGEVSEDTGLTATAPTSRQTNREATGEGSEDTELTAPVPTSRQTNRGATGEESEDTGLTATQLTPHQPCQAALQEAPEYNVGEYLFNCIYSTEEGTDYVSCIPHTSVITVADKKCNSANTAITTPVNVLEVNVPFLDKQAVPNYITNNRFEQGGALGGPEQLTLLQSAEFFEYCVNTSPQQPAVADPYKQIQSELAELRKQNNGLMNKLDVLQTANTQLTGLVTDFGTALAIQARANTHLVDMVTGFGTAIASHVSSLNSMLDPMIVCLKNTMNMTPQ; translated from the exons ATGCCCCTCTCTGTGAAAGCTGCTACGCCTAACGTTCGCCATCGTAAGCCTAAGAAGCAATTTATTgag cctgtgaagccatacacgACCGGTCTCCCGCCCAAAAGTAGCAGCCCTTCCTTTGTTCCGGTCTCGTCTTACCCGACCACTGTATCTTATGATagtaacacagcagctgag caactAAAGGCGACGGAAGACTTAGTTACATTGTATTTGACGCCTGAGGACGATTTCACACAGTCACCCCCGTGGAGCAGATACGTATGTCCACACAAGCCTAAGAAGAGATCTAGGAAGAGATCTATTgag cctgtgaagccatacacgACCGGTCTCCCGCCCAAAAGAAGAAGCCCTTCCTTTGTTCCAGACACGCCTTACCCAGACACTGTATCGGGTGTTCCTAACACcactgcagag ctAACGGCAAGCAAAGACTTGGAGTCCTTGCATCGGTCGTCGTCTAGTACACCAACgccctaccagccaccaagtgtctccattgagagggaacaaaaggaTTCCCCTTTACAAAAGGCACCTGAAGAGTCCTTGCATTGGTCGTCGTCTAGTACACCAACgccctaccagccaccaagtgtcaccattgagagggaacaaaagacatctgatgag ACAATCCATGCCATAGAAGTAGGCGAAGTATCCGAAGACACCGGACTAACAGCGACAGCCCCTACATCACGCCAAACAAATCGTGAAGCTACAGGCGAAGGGTCTGAAGACACAGAGCTAACAGCACCCGTCCCTACATCACGTCAGACAAATCGGGGAGCTACGGGAGAAGAGTCTGAAGACACTGGACTAACAGCAACACAGCTTACACCCCACCAACCGTGTCAGGCTGCTTTGCAGGAGGCCCCTGAATATAATGTAGGTGAATACCTCTTTAACTGTATCTATAGCACCGAGGAAGGCACcgattatgtcagctgtataccacacacctctgttataactgtggcagataaaaagtgtaacagCGCTAATACCGCCATAACCActcctgtaaatgtattagAGGTTAACGTTCCATTCCTTGATAAGCAAGCAGTACCTAATTATATTACTAACAATCGGTTTGAACAAGGTGGGGCACTAGGAGGTCCTGAGCAGTTAACATTACTTCAGAGTGCAGAGTTTTTTGAGTATTGCGTTAACACATCCCCTCAACAACCTGCAGTCGCTGACccttataaacaaatacaatcagaattagccgaattacgaaaacaaaacaatggtcttatgaataaattagatgtcttgcaaacagctaacacacaattGACCGGTTTGGTCACAGACTTTGGAACTGCGCTAGCCATTCAGGCCAGAGCTAACACGCATTTGGTTGATATGGTCACAGGCTTTGGCACAGCTATTGCCTCTCATGTcagctctctcaattcaatgctTGATCCTATGATAGTatgccttaaaaacacaatgaatatgACCCCGCagtaa